The following are from one region of the Oreochromis aureus strain Israel breed Guangdong linkage group 1, ZZ_aureus, whole genome shotgun sequence genome:
- the mc1r gene encoding melanocyte-stimulating hormone receptor, with protein sequence MEMTNGSLQYPSILHADFGPLNDLLEENETNSTAGERNWLNCVQIRIPQELFLALGLISLVENILVIMAIIKNRNLHSPMYYFICCLAVSDMLVSVSNVVETIFMLLNDHGLLDVHPGMLRHLDNVIDVMICSSVVSSLSFLCTIAADRYITIFYALRYHSIMTPHRAIVIIVVVWLASITSSILFIVYHTDNAVIVCLVTFFCTTLVFNAVLYLHMFVLAHVHSRRIVAFHKNRRQSTSMKGAITLTILLGVFILCWGPFFLHLILILVCPTSPFCNCFFRNFNLFLILIICNSLIDPLIYAYRSQELRKTLQEMVLCSFCFGV encoded by the coding sequence ATGGAAATGACCAACGGGTCCCTGCAGTATCCCTCCATACTTCACGCGGACTTCGGACCGCTAAATGACCTTCTGGAGGAGAACGAAACGAACTCCACCGCAGGAGAGCGAAACTGGCTGAACTGCGTTCAGATCCGGATCCCTCAGGAGCTCTTCTTGGCACTGGGACTCATCAGTCTGGTGGAAAACATCTTGGTCATTATGGCGATTATTAAAAACCGAAACCTCCACTCGCCCATGTACTACTTTATCTGCTGCCTGGCCGTGTCTGACATGCTTGTCAGCGTCAGCAACGTGGTGGAGACCATATTCATGCTTCTCAATGACCACGGCCTCCTGGATGTGCACCCCGGTATGCTTCGCCACCTGGACAACGTCATCGACGTGATGATCTGCAGCTCCGTGGtgtcctctctctcctttctgtGCACCATCGCTGCAGATCGCTATATCACCATCTTTTACGCGCTGAGGTATCACAGCATCATGACCCCTCATCGCGCCATCGTCATCATCGTGGTGGTGTGGCTGGCCAGCATCACCTCCAGCATCCTCTTCATCGTATATCACACCGACAACGCCGTCATCGTGTGCCTCGTCACTTTCTTCTGCACTACTCTGGTATTCAACGCCGTGTTATACCTGCACATGTTTGTCCTGGCGCACGTGCATTCTCGGCGCATCGTGGCTTTCCACAAAAACAGGCGCCAGTCCACAAGTATGAAAGGAGCCATAACCCTCACTATCCTGCTCGGGGTCTTTATTTTATGCTGGGGCCCTTTCTTTCTACACCTTATCCTCATCCTCGTCTGCCCCACCAGCCCCTTCTGCAACTGTTTCTTTCGAAACTTTAACCTTTTCCTCATCCTCATTATCTGTAACTCCCTCATCGACCCGCTTATATACGCGTACCGGAGCCAGGAGCTGCGTAAAACCTTGCAGGAGATGGTCCTTTGTTCGTTTTGCTTTGGCGTGTGA